GGCGAGCTTCGCGCGAATTGAGGAAATCTTCCGGGAGGAGTCGCTGGAGGACATCGCTTCCGTGGAAATGGCCGGGCCCGGGGAGGTCATCATTCGCATGGGCGACAAGCTTCTGTTCGACCCGGGCGAATCGGGTCTCAAGCCCCAGGCCATAAGAGTGCTGTCCGGCATTGCAAGAGCAGTCACTGGCAAAACGGAGACTGTGTACGTTGAGGGGCACACCGACACAATCCCCATTAATACTGCGGTTTTCCCTTCTAACTGGGAGCTCTCGTCTGCCAGGGCAATAAGCGTTGTCCGTCTGCTGGAAGATCAAGGCATACCTCCCGGCCAATTGGCCGCCGTCGGTCACAGCCATTATGTGCCCCTGGAATCCAATAGCACGGTGCAGGGAAGGGCCAAGAACCGCCGTGTGGAGCTCTATATAACCTGGAGTGAGGCTGATAATGAGTGAAATTGATGAGCGGGGAACGCCCGCCGACGAGCCTGAGCCAACTCCAGACGAGGACGAGGAGGAGCAGGAGACCGACGAATCCAAACCACTACCCCCTATCGTCAAGTTGCTCCTACTTGTGGTGGGAGTTGTGGCGCTGGCCGGAGGTGCGTATCTGCTTACGACGCAGGTTATCCTGCCACGTGTTACGCAGACACCCGTAGGTGAAAAGTTAACGGAGGTCAAGCAGAAGCTGCAAAAACCGAAAAAGAAGAAGGAGAAGAAGAAAGGCCCGGTCATCAAGCATCCCA
This DNA window, taken from Candidatus Neomarinimicrobiota bacterium, encodes the following:
- a CDS encoding OmpA family protein, which translates into the protein MPTAPFWMTTYGDMVTLLLTFFILMFAMSSINEQKFLKAATSLSKALGMLDKNIGVIGELSPAIGTSGVSREPGDVLASFARIEEIFREESLEDIASVEMAGPGEVIIRMGDKLLFDPGESGLKPQAIRVLSGIARAVTGKTETVYVEGHTDTIPINTAVFPSNWELSSARAISVVRLLEDQGIPPGQLAAVGHSHYVPLESNSTVQGRAKNRRVELYITWSEADNE
- a CDS encoding flagellar basal body-associated FliL family protein — translated: MSEIDERGTPADEPEPTPDEDEEEQETDESKPLPPIVKLLLLVVGVVALAGGAYLLTTQVILPRVTQTPVGEKLTEVKQKLQKPKKKKEKKKGPVIKHPILGITANTAGSMGRRYVAFDLMVETTSEEAREEMIAKDYQIRDALIFYFGGRTVREIATRDFQYIARDTVRSLINAVIDEGEVDTVFFTSFLIQ